One genomic window of Quercus robur chromosome 6, dhQueRobu3.1, whole genome shotgun sequence includes the following:
- the LOC126689148 gene encoding ISWI chromatin-remodeling complex ATPase CHR11 has product MAKLSKPQASSDEALSNASNSTSESEEEEQQQQVNEQINDEEDEEEIEAVARSAASDEDNSPNSDDEAAGDDEDEDGNDVSNAEISRREKARLKEMQKVKRQKVQEILDAQNASIEADMNNKGKGRLKYLLQQTELFAHFAKGDQSAAQKKAKGRGRHASKITEEEEDEECLKEEEDGLSGTGTTRLVTQPSCIQGKMRDYQLAGLNWLIRLYENGINGILADEMGLGKTLQTISLLGYLHEFRGITGPHMVVAPKSTLGNWMNEIRRFCPTLRAVKFLGNPDERKHIREDLLVAGKFDVCVTSFEMAIKEKSSLRRFSWRYIIIDEAHRIKNENSLLSKTMRLYNTNYRLLITGTPLQNNLHELWSLLNFLLPEIFSSAETFDEWFQISGENDQQEVVQQLHKVLRPFLLRRLKSDVEKGLPPKKETILKVGMSQMQKHFYRALLQKDLEVVNAGGERKRLLNIAMQLRKCCNHPYLFQGAEPGPPYSTGDHLITNAGKMVLLDKLLPKLKERDSRVLIFSQMTRLLDILEDYLMFRGYLYCRIDGNTGGEDRDASIDSFNKPGSEKFVFLLSTRAGGLGINLATADVVILYDSDWNPQVDLQAQDRAHRIGQKKEVQVFRFCTEYTIEEKVIERAYKKLALDALVIQQGRLAEQKTVNKDELLQMVRFGAEMVFSSKDSTITDEDIDRIIAKGEEATAELDAKMKKFTEDAIKFKMDDTAELYDFDDEKDENKVDFKKLVSDNWIEPPKRERKRNYSESEYFKQTMRQGGPAKPKEPRIPRMPQLHDFQFFNTQRLSELYEKEVRYLMQTHQKNQLKDTIDVDEPEDVGDPLTAEELEEKERLLEDGFSSWSRRDFNTFIRACEKYGRNDIKSIASEMEGKTEEEVERYAKVFKERYKELNDYDRIIKNIERGEARISRKDEIMKAIGKKLDRYKNPWLELKIQYGQNKGKLYNEECDRFMICMVHKLGYGNWDELKAAFRTSPLFRFDWFVKSRTTQELARRCDTLIRLVEKENQEYDERERQARKEKKLAKNLTPSKRALARQTESPSSLKKRKQLTMDDYVTSGKRRK; this is encoded by the exons ATGGCGAAGCTCTCGAAGCCACAGGCCTCGTCCGATGAAGCCCTGTCCAACGCCTCGAATTCAACGTCGGAGTCGGAGGAAGAGGAGCAGCAGCAGCAAGTCAACGAGCAGATCAACGACGAAGAAGACGAGGAGGAGATCGAAGCCGTGGCTCGCTCCGCCGCCTCCGACGAAGATAACTCTCCAAACTCCGACGACGAAGCCGCCGGCGACGACGAGGACGAG GATGGAAATGATGTGTCCAATGCTGAAATTAGCAGGCGTGAAAAGGCTAGGCTTAAAGAGATGCAGAAAGTTAAGAGGCAAAAGGTTCAGGAAATATTGGATGCGCAAAATGCTTCGATTGAGGCTGATATG AACAATAAGGGGAAGGGACGGTTGAAGTATCTCCTGCAGCAAACGGAGTTGTTTGCTCATTTTGCCAAAGGTGATCAATCTGCAGCTCAAAAGAAGGCAAAGGGAAG GGGTCGCCATGCGTCAAAGATAACTGAAGAGGAAGAGGATGAAGAATGTCTCAAGGAGGAAGAGGATGGCTTATCTGGGACAGGAACCACACGGCTGGTGACTCAACCCTCTT GTATTCAAGGGAAGATGAGGGACTACCAACTTGCTGGGTTAAACTGGCTTATACGACTGTATGAGAATGGTATAAATGGAATCCTTGCGGATGAAATG GGGCTCGGTAAAACATTGCAAACCATCTCCTTATTGGGCTATTTGCACGAGTTCAGGGGAATTACTGGCCCTCATATGGTAGTTGCTCCAAAATCTACTCTTGGAAACTGGATGAATGAGATTCGACGTTTCTGCCCAACTTTGCGGGCTGTAAAATTTCTTGGAAATCCTGATGAAAGG aAACACATACGAGAAGATTTACTGGTTGCTGGCAAGTTTGATGTCTGTGTCACAAGTTTTGAAATGGCAATCAAAGAGAAGTCCTCCTTACGTCGCTTTAGCTGGCGCTATATCATCATTGATGAAGCCCATCGGATCAAGAATGAGAATTCCCTCCTTTCAAAAACAATGAGGCTTTATAATACCAACTATCGCCTTCTCATCACGGGCACACCGCTTCAG AACAACCTCCATGAACTCTGGTCCCTTCTCAACTTTCTTCTGCCTGAGATATTTAGTTCTGCTGAAACTTTTGACGAATGGTTCCAAATTTCTGGTGAAAATGATCAGCAAGAAGTTGTCCAGCAGCTTCATAAG GTCCTCCGCCCTTTTCTCCTCCGAAGGTTGAAGTCAGATGTGGAGAAAGGTTTACCTCCAAAGAAGGAAACAATTCTCAAAGTCGGCATGTCACAAATGCAGAAACACTTTTATAGGGCTTTACTGCAGAAAGATCTCGAAGTTGTTAATGCTGGTGGAGAACGTAAGCGTCTTCTGAATATAGCAATGCAGCTGCGTAAATGCTGTAATCATCCATATCTTTTTCAAGGTGCTGAACCTGGCCCTCCATACTCTACCGGAGATCATCTTATTACAAATGCTG gtAAAATGGTTCTATTGGATAAGTTGCTTCCAAAGCTGAAAGAGCGTGATTCTAGGGTCCTGATATTTTCACag ATGACGAGGCTGCTGGACATTCTTGAAGATTATTTAATGTTTCGTGGATACCTATATTGCCGGATTGATGGGAATACTGGTGGAGAAGATCGTGATGCTTCCATTGATTCTTTTAATAAGCCAGGGAGTgagaaatttgttttcttattatcAACTAGAGCTGGAGGCCTTGGTATTAATCTTGCTACAGCAGATGTTGTCATTCTTTATGATAGTGACTG GAATCCCCAAGTTGATCTGCAAGCACAGGACCGTGCTCATAGGATTGGTCAAAAGAAAGAAGTTCAAGTTTTCCGGTTCTGCACAGAg TATACTATTGAGGAAAAAGTTATTGAGAGGGCTTATAAAAAGCTAGCACTAGATGCTTTGGTGATCCAGCAAGGACGATTAGCAGAGCAGAAGA CTGTTAATAAAGATGAACTACTACAGATGGTGAGGTTTGGTGCTGAAATGGTTTTCAGTTCCAAGGATAGTACAATTACAGATGAGGACATTGATAGAATAATTGCAAAAGGAGAAGAGGCGACTGCTGAGCTTGATGCCAAGATGAAGAAATTTACAGAAGAtgcaatcaaatttaaaatggaTGACa CTGCTGAATTGTATGACTTTGATGATGAGAAG GACGAGAACAAGGTCGATTTCAAGAAACTTGTTAGTGATAACTGGATTGAACCGCCAAAGAGAGAGCGGAAACGAAA TTACTCAGAATCTGAATACTTTAAGCAAACAATGCGCCAAGGTGGCCCGGCAAAACCAAAAGAGCCTCGGATTCCTCGGATGCCTCAATT GCATGATTTCCAGTTCTTTAACACTCAAAGGCTGAGTGAGCTGTATGAAAAGGAAGTGCGCTATCTGATG CAAACACATCAAAAGAATCAGCTGAAAGACACAATAGATGTAGATGAACCTGAAG ATGTAGGAGACCCATTGACTGCTGAAGAGCTCGAAGAAAAGGAGCGGCTATTAGAAGAT GGATTTTCTTCATGGAGTAGAAGAGATTTCAATACTTTCATCAGGGCTTGTGAGAAGTATGGCCGAAATGACATAAAAAGTATTGCTTCTGAAATGGAAGGGAAAACGGAGGAGGAAGTTGAAAGATACGCAAAGGTCTTTAAAGAAAGATACAAAGAGTTAAATG ATTATGATAGGATCATTAAGAATATCGAAAGGGGGGAGGCTAGAATTTCGCGAAAGGACGAGATCATGAAAGCTATTGGGAAGAAATTGGACCGGTACAAGAATCCATGGCTGGAACTCAAGATTCAGTATGGTCAGAATAAAGGGAAGTTGTACAATGAAGAATGTGATCGTTTCATG ATATGCATGGTTCACAAACTTGGGTATGGGAACTGGGATGAGTTAAAGGCTGCATTTCGCACATCACCCTTGTTTCGTTTTGATTGGTTTGTGAAGTCTCGCACAACTCAAGAACTTGCAAGGAGGTGTGATACACTAATTCGGTTGGTGGAGAAGGAAAACCAAGAGTACGACGAGAGGGAGAGACAAGCTCGTAAAGAGAAGAAGCTTGCCAAG AATTTGACACCATCAAAGCGAGCCCTGGCTAGGCAGACTGAGAGTCCCTCTTCCTTAAAGAAGCGGAAGCAATTGACCATGGATGACTATGTTACTTCA GGAAAGCGTAGGAAATga